The Bacteroidota bacterium genomic sequence CTGAAAAAGCTCGACGGCGATCTGCACGCCGTTCTTCGTGAACCGGTACATCGAATCGCGCGCGCGGAGGTTGCAGTCGAACGCCTGCGCGTTCAGCGTCGGACGCTTCGTCAGCACGATCTGTTCCTTCGGCGTCAGCTTCACCATCAGCGCGTCGACGATCTGTTTTGAGACCTGCTCCTGGATGTCGAAAACATCCGAGAGCTTTCCTTTGTACGTCTCGGCCCACAACTGCGCGTCGGCTTCGACGTCGACCAGCTCGACCGCGATGCGGAGGTTGTCCTGGAATTTCCGGACGCTTCCGGCCAGAATGTACCGTGTGCCGAGCTCCCGCCCGATCGCCTTGACGTCCTTCGTTGTCGTTTTGTACTGCATCGATGTCGTCCTCGGCACTACGCGGATATCCTTCAGCCGCGACAGATTGATGATGAGCTCCTCCGTGAGGCCGTCGCTGAAGTAATCGCTTTCCTTGTCCGGGCTGATGTTGCCGAACGGCAGGACCGCGATCGCCTTCGTCTGCGGTTGTGAGGCGGAACTGTCGACCGCGCGCAGCGTCTCCTGCAGCGACTGGAGGACCTCATCCATCGACTGATACCGCTGCGTTCTTCCCTTCGCCAGCATTTTTTTGAGGAGAGCATCGACCTGGTGGGGAATTTTTCTATCCATGAGGCTTGGCACCGGCGGATCTTCGTTGACGATCAGATAAAGGAGCCCTGCTTCGTGCTCGGACTTAAAGGGAAGGTCGGCCGTGAGAAGTTCGTAGAGAACGACGCCGAGCGACCAGATGTCCGACCGCTGATCGGCCGATTCCCCCTGCGCCTGTTCGGGGGCCATGTACGACAGCGTTCCCAGTGAGGTGCCGGTCCTCGTCAGCCCGGAGCTGCTCTTGAGCTTCGCGATGCCGAAATCCATGATCTTCAGCTTCCCGTCGTGCGCGAGCATCACGTTCTCGGGCTTGATGTCGCGGTGAACGATGTTCTTTCCGTGCGCTGCTTTGAGCCCCTGTGCGATCTGGGAAGCCCACTCGAGCGCCTGATGGACCGGGACGCCGGTCCCGCTCGTGAGGTTCGAAAGGTATCTTTTCAGCGTCGTTCCGTCGAGATACTCCATCACAAGAAACATCCCGTCGTCCTGTTCGTCGATCTCGTACACGTTAAGGATGTTCGGGTGATTGAGAGCGGCGGTAGCCTTCGCTTCCTGCAAAAACCGCGCCTTGCTGTCGGCGGAAGCGGAGAGATGGCCGGGGAGAAATTTTATCGCCACCAGCCGGTCGAGCTTCAAATCCTGGGCTTTGTAGACAACGCCCATACCGCCTTCGCCGAGTTTTTCAAGGATCTTATAGTGTGAAATTGTCTGACCGATCATGCTTGCATCCTGCCTTAAAAGTTATCAGAGATTGGTATTTATCAACGATTGAAATTTTTTATTCTCCTTGAGGGAATTCCACCGCGGATCGATCTTCAGCAGCGCTCCCGAGAGCTCGCACGGGATCGAGAGGAGCCGTTCGAGGGACTGGACGGCCAGGTCCTGCTCGCCGGTCATCGCATAAATACGCGCGAGGTCCATCAGCCGGTACGAACCGCGCCATGCTTCCTTTTCGATCGGAAGAAGCTCAAGGCCGTGCTTTCCCTCGCGAAGCGCATCTTCCTTTCGGCCGAGTCCTGCGTAAACGATGCCGAGCGAGCCGTACAGGCGCTCGTCCGCGGGATGTGCTTTGATCTCCCGTTCCAGATGGACACGGGCGCTGTCAAAATAATTCCTTGCTGCGGATCCGTTGCCGCGGAGCTCTTCAAGCTCGGCGCGAAGCAGCGATGAAGGAAGATACTGGAATTGATCGTTCACGATGACGTCGGCGCTCTCGTGGTTGAGGGCAGACCTGGCCGCTTCATAATTGCCGCCGACGACTTCCACCTCGTATGTCATGTCGGCAAGGAAGTATTCCGTCCCGCTGTCTTTCCCCTGGCGCCGGCAATCTTCGACGATCCGGCGCGCCTCGTTCACGTCCCCTTTCCAGAGGAGAAAATTTCTCGCCCTTTCCCAATACACTGCCGAGACATCCGGCGTGAGCTCGATCGACTTCTCATAATTAAGGTCGGCATCCTGATAATCGCGAAGAAGCGTCTGCGTCTCCCCGAGCTGCCGGAACAGATCCGACCCGCGCGGGTTGCCCACGATCGCTTTCTTGAACGACTCAATCGACCCCGCCATATCTCCCTGGCGGCGCAGTACCGCAGCGATGCCGTAATAGATGTTCGAATTGCTCGGCCGGTACTTGAGTGCAAGAGAAAATTCATCGAGCGCGCTTTTATAGTCCAGTTTGGCATGGTAGTAGTACCATCCCATCGCCTCGTGGGCTTCAGAGAGTTCCGGCGCCAACGTCATTGCCTTTTCAGCCGCCGCACGCGACTTCTCGACCCGGCTTTCGGTCCGGTCGTAGAAGAACCAGTACATGTTGGAATGGACGTACGAGAGCTTGGCGTATGCCGCAGCGAACGAAGGGTCGAGCCGGATCGCACGCTCGAATAATTTGACGGCGATCTCAAAATCGGATCTCGAGACCGTCCGGTCCGAATACTGCGTCGCCTGCAGGTAGTAGTCGTACGCTTCCGAGTTCTCGGTGAGCGACGTTTCCAGCGAGGTCTTCTCCGTCTTCGCCAGGGCAACGTCCAGCGCGCCGGCAACTCTGCTCGCGATGTCGGATTGCAGCTTGAACGCGCTCGAAAGAACGGATTCCATCGATTCTGACCATGTCTGCGTCCCGTCCTCTACTTTGATGAGCGTCGGGCTGACCCGCACGTGCGTCTCGCCGTCAAAGTCTTCCCAGCGGACGGTCCCCTGCAAAATATAATTGACGCCGAGCTCTTCGCCGATCTGTTTCAGGGATTTTGTCGTCTTCCTGTACTGCGCTGCGCTCGACCTCGCGATGACGCTCAGTCCCGAAAGCCCCGACAGCCGGCTCGTGACCTCGTCGGTCATGCCGTCAACAAAATAATCTTTGTCGCTCGGGCCGAGGTTCTCGAACGGAATGACCGCGATGATCTTCTTGTCGCTGTTCCTTCCGATGTTTGACACCACGACATCCTTCAGAAGGAAGAATGCAGCCGCGAGGACGGCGGCTCCGCCGGCCCACATCAATATTTTCTTTGACGGTATTTTCCGCCCAGGCTTTTCCGGCGGCGGAAGAACGTTCGCTGGCTTCCCGCCGGGGAGGGACACCAGCTGCGTGCGATTGACTCTGGTCGATTCTTTTTTCAGGCGCCGAAGGTCGACAATGATCTCGGACATCGATTGGTAGCGGTCCTCCGGGTCTTTCTCGAGGGATTTATTCAGGATGTGGAGCAGCTCCGGCGGAATATCCTGCCGGTATTTCGACGCTTCCTCCGGCTCCTCGTTGACGATGGAATACATCATCGCCGCTTCGTGCTCTCCGCGGAACGGGGTTCTGCCGGCGGTCATCTCGAAGAGGACGACGCCGAACGAGAAGATGTCCGACCGGACATCGGCTTCGACTCCCTGGATCTGCTCCGGCGACATGTAGGCGAGCGTGCCGATGGTGCTCGAAGTTTTGGTCAGCTTCAACGATCCCTTCAGCTTCGCGAGGCCAAAATCCATGATCTTGATCTGATCCTTCGAGTTGATCATGATATTTTCGGATTTGATGTCGCGGTGGATGATCCCCTTGCTGTGCGCTTCCTGCAGCGCTTCGGCGATCTGGATCCCATACTCGACGACCTGCTTGATCGTCAGCTGCGAGGCGGCGGCTTTCTCGCGCAGCGTGACGCCGTCGACCAGCTCCATCTCGATATATTGCTGGCCGTTGTACTCGTCGATCCCGTAAATGGTGCAGACGTTCGGATGATTCAGCGCCGACGCCGATTTCGCTTCCTGGATGAAGCGTGATTTTTCCTGCTCGGAGCCGGAAATATGAGCCGGGAGAAATTTGAGCGCAACAAAGCGGTCGAGTTTCAAGTCCTGGGCTTTATAGACGACGCCCATCCCCCCCTCGCCGAGCTTCTCGAGTATTTTATAGTGCGAAATGGACTGGCCGATCATGAGATATCCGGGGAATAAATTCAGAAGCTTCCTTCACACAAAGACGCACGTGCGCAAAAAATACGATAAGAAACCTGGCTGCGCTACGAATTGCGAAGCCATCCCATCGGGATTTGCGTGAGACAGTTTTGCTGGTCATTCCATCATTGCCTGCCACACATCCGACTCGGCTTCCGTTTTGATAAAGTAGAAAGCCCGCTGGTCGGGCGACAGGGCATGAAAATACTCGACGTCGACATGGAGCGAGGCATCAAGTTCCTTTATAGCGTTGGTCCTTCTATTCAACAAAAAGATCTTGCCTTTGTAAAAAAACATCACCTTGTTCACTCCTTCAATCCAGTGCGGAAAAGTGCCATAGTCGACGACCTTCTTGAATTCATCGTCATTGAGAGAGTAGGTATAGATTCCATTAGCGGATCCGTCAGGAAATACTCTTGCTCCGATGAGAAGCTGGTTGTCGGGTGCAATATCGGTGACACCAAGACGATCGACCGTACCAGGAATGTTCGGGATGGTCCTGACAAGGCGCTGCTCCATCGGCTTTGTCAGGTCAAACACCCAGGTTGCGCTCATGCTTCCACCCACGATATTGACTCCGTTAGGGAAAATGTGCGGATTGTTGACGTTATCCTGACCGTTCGTCATCTGTTCCAGTCCGCTCCCGTCGAGACTTATCCTCCATAAATCGTATTTGCCGCTCCGGTCGGAATAGGAGTAGATTGAATTTCCATCCTTCGACCATTTCACTCCCCGGTCTTTGGGTTTGTCGTTTGTCAGCCGCCGGATATTCGATCCATCGCTGTTCATCACAAAGATATCTTCTTGGAGACCGGAGCTTGCCGTAGCGATCCGTTTCCCGTCCGGTGAAATATCGAGCCAATTGTACGTTTTCGAGCCGCTGGTGATCTGCACGGGCGGTCCGACGAATCGCTCGTTCACAGGATCGAATCCCGTTCTATAAATATTTGCACGAGTTTCCAAAGAAGAGTAGATGAGCTTCCTGCCGTCATGGGAAAGTGTCAGCCACGCACAATTCGAAGCCGGCACAGTGACCTGCTCCAATTCTCCTTTTGCTTCTCCGGTTTTTTCATCAATCGGGACGCGCCATACATTCATGGTGCCGCTTCTGTCGCTTAAGAAGTAGATGAAGCGGCCGTCGGGCGACCACACCGGATTCCAGTCGATGGCCGCGTCATTGGTAATCCGGGTTTTATTCTTCCCATCGCTGTCGATCGTCCACAGATCTCTCCAACCGGATCCGGTGGGCAAACCCCAGTATGTGATCCTCGTTCCTCGGGGAGACCATCGTGGTTGAACGCAATCACCCGAGTCCAGCAGCTCAGTTGCCCCATCCCGGATCGAGACCGTCCAGAGCTGGCTTCTCGTCGTTCTCGCATAAGGGACTCTCACCTGTTCTGTTGCGTAGGCAAGCTTTTTTCCGTCCGGCGACCAGGCCGGGTTGTAACCGGTTTTTGTGAGTCTACGGACCGATTCACCCGTTGACCCCATCAGATAGATCCCGCCCCCATCCCTGTCCGAGCAGAACGCTATCTGGTCGCCGTTCGGCGAGAACGCAGCACTATTATTTTTTGAATGAGAGTCCTTCGTAAGGTTGATAGGATTCCCTCCGCCGATCCGCTGGAGAAAAATATCCTGCTCCTCCCCCTCGTTACGCGTGAACGCGATAAAATTTCCATCGGGAGAAATATCGGGATACAATTCTTCCCCCGGCATATCAGTGATCTGGGAGACCGTGACACGAACGGCCGTACTCGCGGTCCTGCTGGAAAATAAAATGACGGCAACGACAACGATCAACACACCGACGGCGATTTGAAGAACCCGCGCCGAATTCCACGGCATTACGCGTGCCGGCGATTTCAGATTCTGCGCTGCAGAAGGGGCTGCGGCCGGCCTCATTCCTGAGGCATCGTTTTGAAGCGAGCGGATCGACGTAATTTTCGAGGTCTGCTTTTTTAACCGCCGGATATCGACCGACATATCGATAGCCGTTTGATAGCGTTCATCGGGATTTTTCTCCAGCGCTTTTTCGAATATTTTCGACAACTCTTCCGACGCTTCGGGGAGATATTTCGTGATCGGCTCGGCGGGTTCATTGACAATGGAATAGACCATCGCTGCCTGGTGCTCGCCGCGGAACGGCATTTTCCCGGTGAGCATTTCAAAGAAGAGAACGCCGAATGAAAAGATATCCGAGCGTGAATCGACTTCTCCACCATTGAGCTGTTCCGGGGCCATGTATGCGAGCGTGCCGACGGTGCTGGAGGTCCGCGTCAATTTCAGCGAACCTTTTAGCTTTGCGAGACCAAAATCCATCACCTTGATCTTGTTCTTCGCCGTCATCATCACATTATCCGCCTTAATGTCGCGATGGATAATGTTCTTGGAATGCGCTTCATGAAGCGCTTCGCCGATCTGAATTGCATACTGCGATGCTGTATCGAGCGAGAGCGGCCCCTCGGCAAGCTTTTCCCTCAGCGTCATTCCTTCCACATATTCCATGACGATGAACTGACGCTTCTCCCCGTTCGAGTCGTCTTTTTCTATTGAAAAGATGGTGCAGACATTCGGGTGGTTCAAAACGGCGGCCGTTTGCGCTTCCCGGAGAAATCGCTCGTTATCCTGCTGCGACAGCGAGTTTTGCGGCGGGAGGAATTTCAACGCGACAATACGGTTGAGGTCCGTGTCTTCGGCCTTGTAGACAACCCCCATGCCCCCTTCGCCGAGCTTCTCGAGTATTTTATAGTGTGAAATTGTCTGGCCGATCATCCTGCTGTCCGGTTATTTATTTTCGACGAGATTCTTCCAGTTGAACATGAGCGACCCGCTTTTCAGCGTTTGCGTGTTCAACGTTCGGGTGATGAGGACCTCTTTGCCGTCCCTTGAAATGTCGTAGAGACTTGTCTGAAAGCCGGCGTCGATCTTGAACACGAGCTTCGACTGGCCGACGGCGATCTCGTTCCCCGAAACGGACACCGGTGCAACATAAATTTGGTGGTCGTTGATGCTGTAGATGATCTCCCTGCCGTTGGTAAGCCACCTCGGCGAGCCTCCCCCGTTGGTCGATACCTGCCACTTGCTCGGCGAGCCGTCCGTCGGCCGGATGTAGACTTCGTATTTTCCCGTCTCATCGGACTGGTAGACAAACCATTTCCCGTCGGGCGAAAATGTCCCGAGCCATTCGTTGAACTCGGAGGTCAGGAGGGGGGTAAATTTTTTCCCCCCCATATCATAGACGCCAATGTCCCATTTCTGCGGCCCCTGGGTGTTGATGGAAAGGAGGAGCTTTTTTCCGTCGCGCGAAACGTCGGTGACATACGAGCTGTACTTCGAGCTGTACACCAGCTCCTCATCGCCGGTGCCGTTGCTGTTCTTCGCGTAGATATTGAACACGCCGGACGCATTGGAACTGAAATACACCTTGCTGTCGTCCGGCGACCATACCGGGACGATCTCCGTTCCCTTGTCGAACGTCAGCCGCGTGTCCGCATTCCGATCGATGTCGTGGATCCAGAGGTCCGTGTTCTTCGAGGATTCATCCAGCGCATCGGTGGCGATGTATCTTCCGTTGGTGGAGAACGACGCCCACGTTGTCGGCACTTTGGATTGGATCGTGCGCTGCACGGCGCCGTTCGAGTTATAGACGACCATCTCGTTGTCTGATTTCGACATGCCGAGGTACGCCAGCCGGTTGTTTCTCGAAAGAGAAAAAGCCCCTTTGCTCCTGACACGCGCATAGAGAAGGTTTTCGAGGATCGGAATCGGCTCGCCCGTCACTTCGCCGGCCCCTTCGTCGAAGCGCTGCGCCAGCAGCGAATTCTGTTTATAATACATCACCCAGCCTTTGTTGTAGACCACATTGCTCGAAGCGTGGATTACAATTTTGGTTTTCGGGTCATTCAAAGAACCGATCCGGACATGGTCGGCATCCTCCTCAAGGGAAGGCTTGCTTGTCTGGACAGTATAAAAGAAATGATTCCCGTCCGGAAGAAAAACGGGCCATCGGTGGTTCACCTCGAACTCGGTCGAGTCCAGCGTTGTCACCTGTTTCGGCGTACCTCCTGCGGAAGGAACCTGAAAAAGAGGACCGTCGGGACCGGGGGCAAAAACAATGATGCCCTCTTTGTCCCATGTTCCTCCCCGCCCCCCCGATGATTCGCACACGGTCAGCACCGGCCCCCCTTTTGCATCTATTTTTTTGAGCTTTCCCTCGGCAAAGAAAGCCACCATCCTGCTGTCGTACGACCAAAACGGATAGTAGGCGTTATCAGTGCCGGAC encodes the following:
- a CDS encoding protein kinase, encoding MIGQSISHYKILEKLGEGGMGVVYKAQDLKLDRFVALKFLPAHISGSEQEKSRFIQEAKSASALNHPNVCTIYGIDEYNGQQYIEMELVDGVTLREKAAASQLTIKQVVEYGIQIAEALQEAHSKGIIHRDIKSENIMINSKDQIKIMDFGLAKLKGSLKLTKTSSTIGTLAYMSPEQIQGVEADVRSDIFSFGVVLFEMTAGRTPFRGEHEAAMMYSIVNEEPEEASKYRQDIPPELLHILNKSLEKDPEDRYQSMSEIIVDLRRLKKESTRVNRTQLVSLPGGKPANVLPPPEKPGRKIPSKKILMWAGGAAVLAAAFFLLKDVVVSNIGRNSDKKIIAVIPFENLGPSDKDYFVDGMTDEVTSRLSGLSGLSVIARSSAAQYRKTTKSLKQIGEELGVNYILQGTVRWEDFDGETHVRVSPTLIKVEDGTQTWSESMESVLSSAFKLQSDIASRVAGALDVALAKTEKTSLETSLTENSEAYDYYLQATQYSDRTVSRSDFEIAVKLFERAIRLDPSFAAAYAKLSYVHSNMYWFFYDRTESRVEKSRAAAEKAMTLAPELSEAHEAMGWYYYHAKLDYKSALDEFSLALKYRPSNSNIYYGIAAVLRRQGDMAGSIESFKKAIVGNPRGSDLFRQLGETQTLLRDYQDADLNYEKSIELTPDVSAVYWERARNFLLWKGDVNEARRIVEDCRRQGKDSGTEYFLADMTYEVEVVGGNYEAARSALNHESADVIVNDQFQYLPSSLLRAELEELRGNGSAARNYFDSARVHLEREIKAHPADERLYGSLGIVYAGLGRKEDALREGKHGLELLPIEKEAWRGSYRLMDLARIYAMTGEQDLAVQSLERLLSIPCELSGALLKIDPRWNSLKENKKFQSLINTNL
- a CDS encoding protein kinase, producing the protein MIGKTILQYEILEQLGEGGMGVVYKAKDTKLDRFVALKFLSAKVASSESDRQRFIQEAKAAATLNHPNICTIYDVGEHEGQLFIAMEFIEGETLRDRKSNISLKQSVDIGIQIAEGLAAAHEKGIVHRDIKPENVMLRKDGLVQIMDFGLAKLQGVSRLTREGNTVGTVGYMSPEQVQGFNVDHRTDIFSFGVLLYELISGQSPFKGMHETAIIYEIVNVDPEPISILKPELPPDLDAILLECLAKEPDERYQSAKEIVKDLRKLKRESSRQTASRVLAVRKSQIASGSRVAPQTVEFEALPQKKKFSVDPWMIAALSVSAVLAGALAWYFLAGAAPPELIRLSFEAPASNIFNSSYGGHLEISPDGTMIAFVAVDSMGKDHLWVRPLDSPTPLLLSGTDNAYYPFWSYDSRMVAFFAEGKLKKIDAKGGPVLTVCESSGGRGGTWDKEGIIVFAPGPDGPLFQVPSAGGTPKQVTTLDSTEFEVNHRWPVFLPDGNHFFYTVQTSKPSLEEDADHVRIGSLNDPKTKIVIHASSNVVYNKGWVMYYKQNSLLAQRFDEGAGEVTGEPIPILENLLYARVRSKGAFSLSRNNRLAYLGMSKSDNEMVVYNSNGAVQRTIQSKVPTTWASFSTNGRYIATDALDESSKNTDLWIHDIDRNADTRLTFDKGTEIVPVWSPDDSKVYFSSNASGVFNIYAKNSNGTGDEELVYSSKYSSYVTDVSRDGKKLLLSINTQGPQKWDIGVYDMGGKKFTPLLTSEFNEWLGTFSPDGKWFVYQSDETGKYEVYIRPTDGSPSKWQVSTNGGGSPRWLTNGREIIYSINDHQIYVAPVSVSGNEIAVGQSKLVFKIDAGFQTSLYDISRDGKEVLITRTLNTQTLKSGSLMFNWKNLVENK
- a CDS encoding protein kinase, which encodes MIGQTISHYKILEKLGEGGMGVVYKAQDLKLDRLVAIKFLPGHLSASADSKARFLQEAKATAALNHPNILNVYEIDEQDDGMFLVMEYLDGTTLKRYLSNLTSGTGVPVHQALEWASQIAQGLKAAHGKNIVHRDIKPENVMLAHDGKLKIMDFGIAKLKSSSGLTRTGTSLGTLSYMAPEQAQGESADQRSDIWSLGVVLYELLTADLPFKSEHEAGLLYLIVNEDPPVPSLMDRKIPHQVDALLKKMLAKGRTQRYQSMDEVLQSLQETLRAVDSSASQPQTKAIAVLPFGNISPDKESDYFSDGLTEELIINLSRLKDIRVVPRTTSMQYKTTTKDVKAIGRELGTRYILAGSVRKFQDNLRIAVELVDVEADAQLWAETYKGKLSDVFDIQEQVSKQIVDALMVKLTPKEQIVLTKRPTLNAQAFDCNLRARDSMYRFTKNGVQIAVELFQKAIEYDARYADAYAGLSEAYAHLYQQFDRNETLLDKAMEAGLKALMYDPSLSEAYSALGLVYLHKKSTAEALETSLKAIELNPSNHTAYWTLGRTYVTTDRTREAIDLFLKVVELNADFYAAYGDLVLCYVRLGENDNVKKWLDESLVMFPRYLTLHPDDARAHIFFALALVRSGRIEEGKVKAARAIDLSPNDPLMFYNAACFYANINEKALALQTLKKALASGYGFHEWTKRDPDLDSLRNEPEYIEMMKGK
- a CDS encoding protein kinase, with product MIGQTISHYKILEKLGEGGMGVVYKAEDTDLNRIVALKFLPPQNSLSQQDNERFLREAQTAAVLNHPNVCTIFSIEKDDSNGEKRQFIVMEYVEGMTLREKLAEGPLSLDTASQYAIQIGEALHEAHSKNIIHRDIKADNVMMTAKNKIKVMDFGLAKLKGSLKLTRTSSTVGTLAYMAPEQLNGGEVDSRSDIFSFGVLFFEMLTGKMPFRGEHQAAMVYSIVNEPAEPITKYLPEASEELSKIFEKALEKNPDERYQTAIDMSVDIRRLKKQTSKITSIRSLQNDASGMRPAAAPSAAQNLKSPARVMPWNSARVLQIAVGVLIVVVAVILFSSRTASTAVRVTVSQITDMPGEELYPDISPDGNFIAFTRNEGEEQDIFLQRIGGGNPINLTKDSHSKNNSAAFSPNGDQIAFCSDRDGGGIYLMGSTGESVRRLTKTGYNPAWSPDGKKLAYATEQVRVPYARTTRSQLWTVSIRDGATELLDSGDCVQPRWSPRGTRITYWGLPTGSGWRDLWTIDSDGKNKTRITNDAAIDWNPVWSPDGRFIYFLSDRSGTMNVWRVPIDEKTGEAKGELEQVTVPASNCAWLTLSHDGRKLIYSSLETRANIYRTGFDPVNERFVGPPVQITSGSKTYNWLDISPDGKRIATASSGLQEDIFVMNSDGSNIRRLTNDKPKDRGVKWSKDGNSIYSYSDRSGKYDLWRISLDGSGLEQMTNGQDNVNNPHIFPNGVNIVGGSMSATWVFDLTKPMEQRLVRTIPNIPGTVDRLGVTDIAPDNQLLIGARVFPDGSANGIYTYSLNDDEFKKVVDYGTFPHWIEGVNKVMFFYKGKIFLLNRRTNAIKELDASLHVDVEYFHALSPDQRAFYFIKTEAESDVWQAMME